Within Bradymonas sediminis, the genomic segment GATATTCAATACCTCGACAACGCCGGCGACCGCGACCTTAAGTTGCCGGATTCCCACGACTTTGACTGGCGCGCGCTCGGGCGCGAGCATCATGTCCTGGGCAAGAATCCGCATATCAGCATCATCGACGAAGTCTTCGTTGAGACGGTCGGCGGCGACCTTACGATCAAGGTCGAGGACAACACCGCCGACGGCCAGGGCATCTACCGCGAACCCGTTGAGGATAAACATCAATCGCTGGGCGACGCGGAGTGCTATTGGGCCAAAGTCGGCAACCTGATCCTCATCAAAATCCTGCCCTATCGCGAAGACAAATGGCGCTACTTTGTCTTTAATACGCTGACCAAGGAGGTCGAGCGCCTCGACGCCATCGGCCAATCCTGCATCCAACTCCCCGAGGAGCAGGGCGTCGTTTTTCCCGGCGGCTTCGTCCTCTCCAACGGTCGCGCGCGGCGCTTCGACGGCGAGATTGAGGGCATGCGCATTCACCAGGTGATTCGGTCGGCCAACGGTGAGGATGTGCTCTACGTCTTCTATCGCCCGCAGGACGGCAATTATCTGTTGCTGGCCTATAATGTCATCCGCAAAGACGTCCAAAATCCCATCAATTGCCAGGGCTATTCGCTCTTTGAAGACGGCACGATGATCGTCTTTCGCTTTCAGGGCGACGAGCCGACCCGCGTGCATCCGATGCAAATCTGGCAGACGCCTTTTGTGGGCGACGAGTTCGCGGCGAGCCAGCCGCAGGATGATTCGCTGCTCTCGAATATCGGCAATCCCGAGCTCGTGCGCGGCATCTCCGACGCCTATAGCCTTGCCGGCATGGTCGATGAACTCGCCGCGTCGATGCCCGTCTACGAGGCGCTGATCGCCAGCGCCCAGCGGCTCATCGACGGCTACTTCTGGCTGAGCGACGCCCAGGTCGGCGACCTCGCCAGCGTCGCCCGCGAGATGGTCTCGACCGCCGGTTTGGTCATCGACGAATTCCAAAAAGTGACCGTGCTCCAAGAGAAGGCGCGCGACGCGATCGTCGAGGTCGAGAGCGCTCAGCGCGAACTCTTCACCGACGTGCGCTACCAGGATTGGCGCCGCATTGAGCGTTTTGTCGACGGGTTGGGGCGCCTGCGAAAGCAGCGAGGTCGCCTGATCACGCTCAAAGATACCCGCTATATCGACGTGGCTCGCCTCGACGAGCTCGAGGTCGAAGTCACCAAGCAATACGACCAATTGAGCAAGGCGGCCGCTGATTTTCTACTCGACGAGGAGGCGCTTAAAACCTATCGCGACGGCCTCACCAAGCTGGAGTCGGATCTTGAGACACTTGCCGATACCAAACGCGGTCGCGAACTCGAGGAGCAGCTCAACGAGATCAACGCCGGGCTCAATCTTTTGACCGAAGTTGTCAGCACTTTGCAGGTCGACGACCCGACGCAGCGCACCAAGATTTTGGAGAATATCGGCGAAGTATTGGGCCGCCAAAACCGCGACCGTGCGCGACTTCAACGCCGCCTCAAGGAACTCGCCGAATCCGAAGGTCGCGCTGAGTTTGGCGTGCAAATTCAACTGTTTAGCCAGAGTATAGCGAGCGCCCTGGGCATCTGTAATGAACCTGAGGATTGCGACGAACATCTCACGCGTTTGATGGCCCAACTCGAGGAACTCGAAGGCCGCTTTAGCTCTTTTGATGGCTTTTTGACCCAATTGGCCGAGAAGCGCGACGAGCTCTACGAGGTCTTCGAATCCCGCAAACGCGCGCTTGTCGAGGCGCGCCGGCGCCGCGCGGATAATATGGCCGCCAGCGCGGACCGTATCCTAAAAGGCGTGGTTCGGCGCGCGTCGAGCCTGAAGTCGGTCGAAGACCTTAACGGCTATTTCGCGGCTGACCCGATGGTCATGAAGGTGCGCGACCTCGCCCAGAATCTGCGCGCGTTTAACGAGGGCGTGCGCGCCGATGATATCGAGTCGCGCCTGCGCTCCGCTCGCGATAAATCCGCGCGCCAACTGCGCGATAAGATTGATCTTTTCGCCGGCGGCGACGACGTCATTCAATTCGGGCGCCACCGCTTTAGCGTGCACACCCAGAAGACTGAGTTGACCCTGGTGCCCCACGCCGACGCGATGGCCCTGCATATCAGCGGCACCGAGTTTTTGGAGCCCCTGGAGGACCCTGAATTCGAGAAGACGCGTCCCTTCTGGAGCCAGGCGCTGATCTCGGAGACCGACGAGGTGTATCGCGGCGAATACCTCGCCGCCTCCATCCTCTTTGCCGCCGAGCAGCACGAGCACGACCTTGATATGGGCGTGATCGAAAAAATGCGCGTCGAGGGGCGCATGGAGAACCCGGACGACCCGGCTAAATTAAAATCATTGGCCCGCGACTTTATTAATCGCAACTTCAATGACGGCTACGAGCGCGGCGTGCACGACGAAGATGCCGCCCGCATTTTGGACGCGTTTTTGGGGCTCTACGCCAGCGCCGGCTTGCTGCGCTTTACCCCCGAAGGCCGCGCGCTCGCGACCCTATTCTGGGCGTATTCGACCTCTTCGCATATCGATAAAGAAACCCAGGAATCTCGGGACCTTATCCGCAGTCGGGACCATTGGCGCACCCGGGCGCTCAGCCTGGGTCGCCTGCGCGAAAGCCTCGGCCACGCCGAGCCGATTCAACGTCTGGGCGAAGACCTGGCCGAAGCAATCGAGCCCTTTGCGCGGCAATTTGGTGATTTCGCGGGGCGCACCAAACTCATCGCCGAAGCGGGCGAATACCTGGCCGAAGAGCTCGTCGACCAGACCCCTCGTTTTATCGAGAGCAGCGAGGCCGCAGCGCTTCGAGATAAGTTTTTAGGCTTCCTCGACCAGAAACACGCGCGCCTCGATTTCGACGCAGATCTGGCGGCGCTGGGCGATAATGTCAGCGCGAGTTGGCGCCTCGCGATGGCCTGGATTGCCGGCTTCGCGCGCACCCACGTCAAGGAAGATGTCGAGCATCTGTTGGCCGAGGTCGCCGCGTTGATCCTCTGCGATAAAAAGCTCGAGCGGCAGAGCGCAGAGACCCGAACCTCGGTCGAAATTACCGACCTCTTGGGCGACCATCCGCGCATCCAAAAGGGCAAGCTCCTGCTGCGTCTCGACGAGTTTTTGACCCGGCTGCGCCGCTATTTCGCGGTGCAGGTGCCCGGCTACCGGGCGTATCGCCAGGCCAGCCGCGATATCCTGGCGCGCGAGCGCCTGCGCCTGCGCATCGATGACCTCGAGCCGCAGGTCTTCGGCGGTTTCGTGCGAAACCAACTCATCGACAAGGTCTACTTGCCGCTCATCGGCGATAACCTGGCCAAGCAGATGGGTACCGTGGGCGATGATAGCGGCAGCGCGCGCAGCGGGCTCCTGCTGCTTATCTCGCCGCCTGGCTACGGTAAGACGACGTTGATGGAGTATATCGCCGACCGCCTGGGCGTGATTTTTATGAAGATCAACGCCCCGGCGTTGGGTCATAATGTCACCTCATTGGACCCGGCCGAGGCCCCAAACCTCACCGCCCGCCAGGAGGTCGAGAAGATCAACCTCGCCCTTGAAATGGGCAATAATGTCATCCTCTATCTCGACGATATTCAGCATACCCACTCGGAATTTTTGCAAAAATTTATCTCTCTTTGCGACGCTACTCGCCGCATCGAGGGCGTGTGGAAAGGCAAGCCCAAGACCTACGATCTGCGCGGCAAACGCTTCGCGGTCATCATGGCAGGAAACCCCTATACCGAGTCCGGCGCGCGCTTTCGCATCCCCGATATGCTCGCCAACCGCGCCGACACCTATAACCTGGGCGATATCCTAAGCGGCAAGCGCGACGTCTTCGAGATGAGCTATATCGAGAACGCGCTGACCTCGAACCCGGTCACCGCGCCGCTGACCCGCCGCGAGCGCGGCGATATCGCGCGCTTCCTGAAATTGGCCGCCGGAATGCAGATCCCCTTGAGCGAATTCGACCACGCGTATTCCTCGGTGGAGGCTGGCGAAATCGTCAATGTTTTGAAGAAGATGAACCAGATCCGGGACGTCGTCCTCAAGGTCAACCAGCAATATATCGAGTCGGCGGGCAAAGAGGATAATTACCGCACCGAGCCGCCGTTCCAATTGCAGGGTAGCTATCGAAATATGAATCGGATGGCGGCCAAA encodes:
- a CDS encoding DNA repair ATPase: MSNSESSTAPPTEAGIEGSNYDIIRRRLEDQAQELRRRTDALNDARAAKFGGTEMSVVGQERVRTEHNCVPRDIVSIGQKLLFGYNVKMGLKTKTEVADVFTLHHFSREKDPDSAATFQLSPLPEETSDNFLSDPKFVQNFDELYNYYKDTRLAQLLRVEGRLLAIFQVGSTLGDRRVLRWGLDANDDIQYLDNAGDRDLKLPDSHDFDWRALGREHHVLGKNPHISIIDEVFVETVGGDLTIKVEDNTADGQGIYREPVEDKHQSLGDAECYWAKVGNLILIKILPYREDKWRYFVFNTLTKEVERLDAIGQSCIQLPEEQGVVFPGGFVLSNGRARRFDGEIEGMRIHQVIRSANGEDVLYVFYRPQDGNYLLLAYNVIRKDVQNPINCQGYSLFEDGTMIVFRFQGDEPTRVHPMQIWQTPFVGDEFAASQPQDDSLLSNIGNPELVRGISDAYSLAGMVDELAASMPVYEALIASAQRLIDGYFWLSDAQVGDLASVAREMVSTAGLVIDEFQKVTVLQEKARDAIVEVESAQRELFTDVRYQDWRRIERFVDGLGRLRKQRGRLITLKDTRYIDVARLDELEVEVTKQYDQLSKAAADFLLDEEALKTYRDGLTKLESDLETLADTKRGRELEEQLNEINAGLNLLTEVVSTLQVDDPTQRTKILENIGEVLGRQNRDRARLQRRLKELAESEGRAEFGVQIQLFSQSIASALGICNEPEDCDEHLTRLMAQLEELEGRFSSFDGFLTQLAEKRDELYEVFESRKRALVEARRRRADNMAASADRILKGVVRRASSLKSVEDLNGYFAADPMVMKVRDLAQNLRAFNEGVRADDIESRLRSARDKSARQLRDKIDLFAGGDDVIQFGRHRFSVHTQKTELTLVPHADAMALHISGTEFLEPLEDPEFEKTRPFWSQALISETDEVYRGEYLAASILFAAEQHEHDLDMGVIEKMRVEGRMENPDDPAKLKSLARDFINRNFNDGYERGVHDEDAARILDAFLGLYASAGLLRFTPEGRALATLFWAYSTSSHIDKETQESRDLIRSRDHWRTRALSLGRLRESLGHAEPIQRLGEDLAEAIEPFARQFGDFAGRTKLIAEAGEYLAEELVDQTPRFIESSEAAALRDKFLGFLDQKHARLDFDADLAALGDNVSASWRLAMAWIAGFARTHVKEDVEHLLAEVAALILCDKKLERQSAETRTSVEITDLLGDHPRIQKGKLLLRLDEFLTRLRRYFAVQVPGYRAYRQASRDILARERLRLRIDDLEPQVFGGFVRNQLIDKVYLPLIGDNLAKQMGTVGDDSGSARSGLLLLISPPGYGKTTLMEYIADRLGVIFMKINAPALGHNVTSLDPAEAPNLTARQEVEKINLALEMGNNVILYLDDIQHTHSEFLQKFISLCDATRRIEGVWKGKPKTYDLRGKRFAVIMAGNPYTESGARFRIPDMLANRADTYNLGDILSGKRDVFEMSYIENALTSNPVTAPLTRRERGDIARFLKLAAGMQIPLSEFDHAYSSVEAGEIVNVLKKMNQIRDVVLKVNQQYIESAGKEDNYRTEPPFQLQGSYRNMNRMAAKIASAMNDAEVQALIDNHYDQESQTLTSGSEQNLLKLAELRGTMTEGERARWEEIKGEYRRRNQQGDEDPIGRVASQLGDIREVLELATRSAKKGAPKLPKPRTNTPDTSGQPAE